From the genome of Desulfatiglans anilini DSM 4660:
TAAATCTTCGTTTATGTTTAAAAATTGTTCGCGTTCATATTTGCCAATATTGAGAATTTCAAAAGCTCGAAAATCTTTGCCAGCCTTTTTGAGCTCTCTTTGAACACCAATCAAACGTTTACGCGTGGTGTGAATAGAAAACCTACCCAAATCCGAACCAATCCATTTTCTGCCCAATTTTTCCGCCACTGCCAAAGTCGTGCCGCTGCCGCAGAAAAAGTCAGCAACAAGATCACCTTGGTTTGATGATGCGGTGATTATTCTTTCAACAAGTTTTTCTGGTTTTTGTGTTGGGTAGCCTATTATTTCAGCTGATGAAGTAGCAACACCAAATCCTGGTAAATCAGTCCAGATGGAATCTAATTGAAGTGAATATTCATCTAAATAATATTTTTTATATTTTTTTCCAGTTGCAGAAACATAGATTAGATTTTGCTTTTCCATCTCCTGAATAGATTTATTAGAATAATCACCCAGTGTAGTTCTTTTAAATTTTCTTCCATCGGAATCTTGATATCGAAATTCATTTAATTGTTTATTTGTCAATTCTGCAGACAAAGAATTAAATATATAATTATCACTTTTAGAATATAGAATTACATTGTCAAAAGTTTTTGGCCAATGCCTGGCTTTCTTTTTTGCACCCTTCCCGACTGCATCTTTTTTCCAAATTACTTCGCCGCGAAAATTGTGTTTGCTGAATATTTCGTCAAGTATCAATTTTATATAGCTACTCAATCGCCAATCACAGTGAACATAAATACTACCGTCATTTGCCAAAAGTCCGTGTATAAGCTTTAAACGTTCATAGATCATAGATATAAAACTATCAGTACCCTTACCCCATGTATCACGATAGGCAATTTCTTCAATTATAGATGGTTTTTTTGTAAAACTTTCGTCCCCAATTTCAATATCTAAACTAAAATCCGCACCTACATCAAATGGTGGGTCAATATAAATCAATTTTAGGCCGCCTTCTGCTTCTATTTCTTTCCGTAATGGTCCGTTTTTAAGCGATGATAAAATTAACTTATTATCTCCCCAAATTAATTTGTTCGACCAACCTTTGATTTGCCGGCCAGACAAATCAAACAACGATGTTTGATCCGTGATTTTATCCTCACTCCTTGGCTCATCAATTTGTTCAATGACCTGAAAAGGCAAAACTAAATTTTCGATTTCATCGGTTTTGCCATTCCATACAAGTTCAACCTCGCGGACGCTATCAAATAATAAAAACCGATATTTCTCCGGCAAAGGTCTGTCTAGTTCAAGATATTTTATGACATCACGTTTTTCGTTATCGGTGAGATCTAATTTATTCATTATTTTATGCAACTCCTTAGAATTATGTGAATATAAAACTATTCTAGCTCAAACTTTCCAATAGGCAAGCCCCAAAAATATTTTCTCTTGAATTGAGATGAAAAACCGAGGCTCACTGAACCTCGGTTTGGGTTTTTTCTTTTGATGGTTATCTTTTCTTTCTAACCAGTTACGCTTTTTCGCTTCCGATTTCCCCTCCACAAGCGAGTGCACTGTTTGGAAGACTGTCCTCCCAATGACTGTGGCACCAGGCCTGCCGGATTTTGTACACCTGGCCGGCTGGCTGGACCTCCCAATACAGATCCCGATCCACCAGGAACCCGCCGATATTCAGGCTCTTCAATTCACTGAAGGGGATATAGCCCCATTCGGCGTTCATCAGGTCTCCGCCAAGAATGGCAAAGCCCCAGAAAATATCCCCGCCGTCATACTCGACGATATACCAATCTGAGTCGCCAAAGAAGAAATGGAGCTGGATCAGCTTTTCCCGAAGGGGAATGTGCTCAGTCTTGTAGAGTCGGGGGATTTTAGCTAGGTCCTCTTCCGTTGGGGTGTTCCACATAGACCACTCCTTCCCGCCGGGCCCATTTCGGCCCGCGCAACAAATCTTGTCCGCGTTTTCGGATTTCCCTAAAAGGCGAGAATGGCGTTGTGAAGTTTGACGTGGTTTTCCATTACTGCCATGGGCGGGGAGGACTTGAGGGCTTCAGTGCAGGCGTTGTAGAGGCTCCAATAATTCCGATCCTGGAATTCTTCATATTCCGGATTCATCCATTTTTCTTTGGCCACCGGCATCTGTCTTGGGGAAAGGATCCCGTGGCCGTAGGCCAGCCCCAGGAATTGGAACCCTTGGTCATCGGAGATTCTCCGGCTTTTCAAAGTATCCCGATCCACCAGGATTTGGCTGTAGCGCTCAATGCTTTTGTAAAGA
Proteins encoded in this window:
- a CDS encoding site-specific DNA-methyltransferase — translated: MNKLDLTDNEKRDVIKYLELDRPLPEKYRFLLFDSVREVELVWNGKTDEIENLVLPFQVIEQIDEPRSEDKITDQTSLFDLSGRQIKGWSNKLIWGDNKLILSSLKNGPLRKEIEAEGGLKLIYIDPPFDVGADFSLDIEIGDESFTKKPSIIEEIAYRDTWGKGTDSFISMIYERLKLIHGLLANDGSIYVHCDWRLSSYIKLILDEIFSKHNFRGEVIWKKDAVGKGAKKKARHWPKTFDNVILYSKSDNYIFNSLSAELTNKQLNEFRYQDSDGRKFKRTTLGDYSNKSIQEMEKQNLIYVSATGKKYKKYYLDEYSLQLDSIWTDLPGFGVATSSAEIIGYPTQKPEKLVERIITASSNQGDLVADFFCGSGTTLAVAEKLGRKWIGSDLGRFSIHTTRKRLIGVQRELKKAGKDFRAFEILNIGKYEREQFLNINEDLRKEEKHRQKQAKEKQFINLILSAYKAEPIDSYNNFVGKKRDRLIAIGQIDRPVTNYFLEKILMECRENGITKADILGFDYEMGLDFEGAKKLGIDIQFKVIPREIFDKKAVEKGQVKFYDVAYIEVKPIVRGRKNAKEIAIELVDFSVFYNQDDAREVEEKLNAGGSKVVIENGQVIKISKDKKTNAIEKEVLTKKWTDWIDYWSVDFEFESKKEFIKVLDENTGEEKEQWTGSYIFENEWQSFRTKKNRSLELITAFKEVKNRKMKIAVKVIDIFGNDTTKIIEVNI
- a CDS encoding DUF2958 domain-containing protein: MWNTPTEEDLAKIPRLYKTEHIPLREKLIQLHFFFGDSDWYIVEYDGGDIFWGFAILGGDLMNAEWGYIPFSELKSLNIGGFLVDRDLYWEVQPAGQVYKIRQAWCHSHWEDSLPNSALACGGEIGSEKA